In Glandiceps talaboti chromosome 14, keGlaTala1.1, whole genome shotgun sequence, a single genomic region encodes these proteins:
- the LOC144445180 gene encoding uncharacterized protein LOC144445180, which translates to MAAPPKPWERSGVGQNQQNVGSFAETPLPGVGGPMTGRSSTSLPPCCTGDAPPPLPTRPSQTTSSVGINRYSPYSTYSSPYSSGLYGGGGMYGGGGGYSSYSPYSSGLYGSSMYGGSSLYGGSGMYGGTGMYGGTGMYGGTGMMGGPGGPGGPSQFVQQAENNSRAAFQSIESIVQAFASVSMMLESTFHAVYSSFRAVLGVADHFSRLKQHLVHVLSAFALVRTLRYLYRRLLVLLRLRAPNLPEDAWSDASSQVLAIAEQKAKQNGSKSWPIIMFLGVVVGAPWLIWKMLNSMADGVEEPNGWASGNEDHVVVRAEYDFNAEGNEELSFRAGQLINVAPKELQPRIRGWLLASVDGKAIGHIPANYVKILGKRRGKKQADFEQQQQQQQLAAGVPLQQGSVLQPLPPAQTPSVEQHQELQQLDGGTPLQSLPLTQPAEHKSCCSSNQSEKATLDQGNIEASSLLDGRQMDNVNTAIDNRTEFDNLQELPDFEKKE; encoded by the exons ATGGCAGCACCTCCAAAACCATGGGAACGATCAGGTGTGGGccaaaatcaacaaaatgttgGTAGTTTTGCGGAAACCCCACTTCCAGG GGTTGGTGGTCCAATGACTGGTAGGTCAAGTACATCACTACCACCTTGTTGTACTGGTGATGCACCACCTCCACTGCCAACCAGACCCAGCCAGACCACTAGCAGTGTTGGAATCAACCGATACAGTCCTTACTCAACGTATAGTAGTCCCTATTCATCAGGTCTATACGGAGGTGGTGGTATGTATGGTGGCGGTGGTGGGTATAGCAGTTATTCACCATACTCATCTGGATTATATGGTAGTAGTATGTACGGTGGTTCAAGTTTGTACGGTGGTTCCGGAATGTATGGTGGTACCGGAATGTACGGAGGTACAGGAATGTATGGGGGCACCGGAATGATGGGAGGACCCGGAGGACCCGGAGGACCTAGTCAGTTTGTACAACAAGCTGAGAACAATAGTCGTGCTGCCTTCCAATCCATTGAAAGTATAGTACAGGCCTTTGCCTCTGTTAGTATGATGTTAGAATCTACCTTTCATGCAGTGTATAGTTCATTCAGGGCAGTCTTAGGTGTGGCTGACCATTTCTCAAGACTAAAACAACACCTAGTTCATGTACTGTCGGCATTTGCACTGGTTAGAACTCTACGGTATTTGTACCGACGTTTGTTGGTGTTACTACGACTACGGGCACCTAACCTTCCCGAGGATGCCTGGAGTGATGCAAGCAGTCAAGTGTTAGCTATTGCTGAACAGAAAGCCAAACAGAATGGTTCCAAATCCTGGCCGATAATAATGTTTCTAGGTGTTGTTGTGGGTGCTCCATGGTTGATATGGAAAATGCTCAATTCAATGGCAGATGGAGTGGAAG AGCCCAATGGATGGGCCAGTGGTAATGAGGACCATGTGGTAGTCAGGGCTGAGTATGATTTCAATGCTGAAGGCAATGAAGAATTGTCATTCCGTGCTGGTCAACTCATCAATGTTGCACCAAAag AATTACAACCCAGGATTAGAGGTTGGCTGTTGGCAAGCGTTGATGGTAAAGCTATTGGACACATTCCTGCAAACTATGTTAAGATACTGGGAAAGCGAAGAGGAAAGAAGCAAGCAGATTTtgaacagcaacaacaacagcaacagttAGCTGCAGGAGTGCCACTACAACAGGGTTCAGTACTGCAGCCTCTGCCACCGGCACAAACACCGTCAGTGGAACAGCATCAAGAACTGCAACAGTTAGATGGAGGTACACCTTTGCAGTCTTTACCCTTGACACAACCTGCTGAACATAAATCATGTTGCAGTTCCAACCAATCAGAGAAGGCAACACTAGACCAAGGAAATATAGAAGCTAGTAGCCTATTGGATGGCAGACAGATGGACAATGTAAATACAGCAATAGATAATAGAACTGAATTTGATAATTTACAAGAACTGCCagactttgaaaaaaaagagtGA
- the LOC144445182 gene encoding ribonuclease H1-like: MLLNQCRRVLSGIMSGYLYAVRVGRNPGVYKTWSECESQVKHFPKARFKKFKTQTECLAFINEGGAHGNSGTNGNQQPQPSLVRQIHQAASASTSHHPVRESSSNQPARVGVVVKCNSQGQRSFSTTNGDSRMDGNSQAGKRSLSSGNQQQRKSKRPKIDLNTANRVAVYTDGCCTSNGRRGARAGIGVYWGPEHPKNVADRLHGRQTNQTAEIMAAVKALETAKEMNIDKIAIYTDSMFTINCITQWIHNWKRNNWRTRTGPVIHKDELIQLESLCEQVDVKWVHVPGHSNIHGNEEADKLAKEGASKPLE, encoded by the exons ATGTTACTAAATCAGTGCCGACGTGTCTTGTCTGGCATAATGAGTGGGTATTTATATGCCGTTCGTGTTGGAAGAAATCCCGGAGTTTACAAGACATG GAGCGAGTGCGAGAGCCAAGTCAAACATTTTCCAAAGGCACGGTTCAAGAAGTTCAAGACTCAAACAGAATGTCTTGCATTTATAAATGAAGGTGGAGCACATGGGAATAGTGGAACCAATGGCAATCAACAACCACAGCCCTCTTTAGTCAGACAAATTCACCAAGCAGCATCCGCAAGTACTTCACATCATCCAGTCAGAGAAAGTTCTTCTAACCAACCTGCTAGAGTAGGTGTAGTTGTTAAATGCAATAGccaaggtcagaggtcattcAGTACAACTAATGGAGACAGTAGGATGGACGGGAACAGCCAAGCTGGTAAAAGGTCATTATCTTCTGGAAATCAACAGCAAAGAAAGTCAAAACGTCCCAAAATAGACTTGAACACAG CCAATAGAGTTGCAGTTTATACAGATGGTTGCTGTACATCCAATGGTCGTCGTGGTGCCAGGGCTGGTATTGGTGTGTACTGGGGACCAGAACATCCTAAAAATGTCGCAGATAGATTACACGGTAGACAAACAAACCAGACAGCAGAGATTATG GCTGCGGTAAAAGCATTGGAGACAGCCAAGGAAATGAACATTGACAAAATAGCTATTTACACAGACAGTATGTTTACAATTAATT GTATAACACAATGGATTCATAACTGGAAGAGAAACAATTGGAGAACCAGGACAGGTCCTGTTATTCACAAAGATGAATTGATACAACTAGAGTCATTATGTGAACAGGTTGATGTCAAATGG GTACATGTTCCTGGGCACAGCAATATCCATGGTAACGAAGAAGCTGACAAACTGGCCAAGGAAGGTGCATCAAAGCCCCTTGAATag